The genomic interval CGTGCCATCAAtatatcataataatatttaaatatattcatacacaTTTGTACTATTATCATACTCAATCATACTCTTTTGATGTGCATGCATTCTTTTGATGTGCATGCATTAAAATGTATCTTATATGCACATTTTTCACTCCCACACTTATACCAATCATACTCATCACATTTTTAGCTAAATTTGCAACAATCAATCaagataatattatttaattcctttcaaaaattcttATTTCACCTTTTGAAGCTCCAAGGCATCTCTATCAATCTCAATTCACCTCCCCATCAGCCTGAAGGTCTTTCCCAAGCATATACTAAAATATGGGATGTTACACTGCTGAAATTGgtttttactttttagtgaGTAAAAAGAAGAGATGTATGCATTTGACCATCATTCTTTCACttattttgattgattattCAATGTTCCTTTGATATATAACTTATATACTGGTTCCTGGAGATGCTTGAATATTACTTAATTTGTAATTGCATTGCTATCCTTTGTTGGTTATTGATACCCAAATGGGAAAGGTCCTGAAGTACTTTGGGCATTATTTATGCTGTCTTTAAGCAAGAATCATAGATTAAGTTAACGTGTCTCTATGCACTGTAAACAACATTGCAGCAATTAACCCTCAAACACCCTGCTGTTCGTGCAAAGTTGGGCTTACCAGATAAGGATGCTCTTGCAACAGTTGAAAATTCTGAAGAAAGTAGTACAGCAGGAACACCATCTGTGGAGCCACCCTCAAAGCAACGCAGAATTGCTGTTCAAAACTTAAGTCCTAAAGAACTGCTTGCAGTAAGTGTCTAAGCATAGGAACTCAGCACATTATATAAGTAGCAGAGGTTAGTTAAAAGTTCTCACATCGTTTTAATTGGAATTGTTGGCAGCTTTCAATCAAACACTTGTCACGAGAGGAAAAAGATCTAGCAATTTCATTGCTAAAGTTAGTTACTTGTCTTaccttttcatttcttctatTATTTTCCTTCTACATGTCAACTGGCTTTTTGCATTGTAAAATTAACATTTCTTTGCAGATTGGCCCTTGACAAAGATCCTGAACATGTAAAAGCTATGGTTGTCATGGGGCAGACTCTAATGCAAAAGGGACTGCTGGTGGAGGCTAGTGAATATTTAGAGCATGCCATTTCAaaggtttgaattttttttttataaaatggcAAAGTTATTGTTTAGTAAGCCATTAGATTGAAAGTTAagacacttttttttttgaaaagattaAAAGTTAGCACATTAGTAGCATATGTTCCTTATATTTGAAGTGCCTTAAGTTCAGAATTTTGTTGGTGTAAAGTCATGGTTTACTTTGGAATATCATTCTTGACTCCATCCTTTGGTTCCCAACTAATGACAAGCTAATCTTTTGACTTCTAtcagctctctctctctggcCATCTGACAGAAGTTGAGGATGTTGATCATTTAATTCTATCATCTCAATGGGCTGGTGTTGTCTATATGAAACAGGTGAAGCAATATCTTTCCTATTTCATCCGTCAACAGGCCATTATATATCTTTATCTAAACTATCCTCCATACATAGGAACTAATGTAGGCTTGCCCATGATTCTGTGAATTTCATTGGTAAGGTTAAAAGCCAGAAGTTCATTTAATGAAGCATTGCAACgcttttcacctttttttttttccattccCTCATTATGTCACAGGGTAAGAAGGCAGAAGGACTTGCACACCTGGAAAGAATTGCAAATTTGAAAGAGCCGGAGGATCCCAAGAGCAAAGCTCATTACTTTGATGGATTGTTGTTGCTCTCAAGGTTTGaattttaagtatatattttctgctgaAAGTCAATTATCTTGCAATCTCTTCGTACTTCAATCTTGTACACAAATGCTTACATGTTTCATGTTGGGCTTGGGTTTTTCCAGTGCTCTTCTTGACTCAGGGCGTAAGGCTGAAGCATTAAAGTTTTTGCGCTTAGTTGTTGCTTATAATcctaattataactatttattgGAAGAAGTagagaatgaagaagataatTTTGCTAGCGATCTTGTTAACAGTAGGAGACGAGATTACTGATTTTTTCCACATAATTGTATCATTATTTGAGATGTATTCATTTGTTTGTTTGATTCTCCATAATTGAATTATAGAATAAAGCCTCAGCCAAGTAGGCTGCCCCCTGTATGTTTAGCACCAGCAATTTTGGGGACCATATTTTCTGTCTTCCATATATTCAATGCTAGAAAAATTTTTGGTGGCCGTACGAAATGTTTGGCTTCATGGACTCGTTTTTCCATATTAATACAACATATATGACATATCCCATGACTGTTGAGTAGAGACTATGGATATGGGGATGTGTGGTTAATATCATGTGTaccaattaatatgattaattcAATGAGTTGCTCTACATCAAGGTTTTTGCTAAAATTGCTTGTAAATGGAATTAATCATGTCGTCCGTACTACAAAAAAAGGAGGGCTTGTCTTGTACCATTTTGTTTGGACATTTCTGTCCCACATTAGACAACACAATCACAGCTCACCATTGACCGACCTCTGTACCAGATTCAGACTTGTTAGTCCTGTCTGTCTGCACCCAAAAAGCACTCACGAGCACTATTCTAATCAGTACTTGAAACCTTGTATGGTGTAGTAACAACTAGACAAATTTCCTGTCATGATGGCCCTGGCATATGACTATCATTGGCTTTCAAATTTTTCCTCCTGATGACCATCCGGGGAATTTGCTTAAAAAGGTGAAGGCAATGGTTCTTTGATGAGCCCCCTCTCCATGCATATACAATTAAGCAATAACAGAAAGGAGAGTCTAGCCTAACAAAGATGTAACTATTCAGGCAGTGCCATCATTTTGTGGCAGTGTTAAATGTCATCATTTTTATGCATGTGCCCTATCAATAGCATTCATTAAATTCTCTGCGCTTCGTCATCTGTGTTTAACCTTAATTTCTTGCCTTGGTATACACTACTCTGTCAACGGGATTAATGGTTCCCAcacatttaaaattattaataaattaataaaataaataaaaaaagtttaaaaattatatatatatatatatatacacacacatacaTCTCTGTTGACATTTTATTCACGTGAAAGTCCACTTActccaaacaaaaaaattgagtGTTATGTTCAAAGAGACATGCTAGACTTGGCTGACTTCATTAATTATCAGTAGGAACTCTTCACAGGAAATATTAAACGATAGttggcatttttttttttttgggtttcatccactaataattaaatgatttcTTGAAGTCTTCACCATATACATTGACGTTTGAATTAAAGGATTGGTTATCCACATTTTTCATtagatttattcaatttaattataacGTTAAATTAGATCTAAAGTTACGTTTGGCGTCTTTCTATAAGTTGAATTCATAGGAATATTATTGTTAAGAAGACGATtactgaaattaaattaatgaaaagaTAGGATTATATTTCTGACATACAACATATTAAATacagaaatttctttttcattaattaaattttttaaggaaaaattcaCTTTGCTTATGCTAAAAGGTGtcttaaaaacatttttcattaataggAGAGCTAGTGTAGCTTGCCAATAAGTTTATTACCTTGTTCTATAAACCAAAAGTCTTAATTAATGGCAATCACTTTTACAAGATGAATTTCATCGTTGCCACATATCTTTCAtgtttccctttttttgttttaaattttctccAGTGACATCTATTTTCTTGCTTctctatattttaatttgtgattttttctctgtagaaatgaaaataaactgCTAATTGGATGTGTGCAAACTGTCAGTGAAGTGTTAAagttgtaaaaataaaaaaaattgaacttaCTTTGAGTAAAAATTTGAATGAACCGAATTATTATACTTAACTAAATCGAtcgaaaatcaaattattttgatcGATTTCAAAAAATCGAATTGAAATATATCTTTTATGATATCTTACTAAACCTtaagataatatatataaatataaatttcaacaagTTCAAGTAAATTcaacaatattttaaatttaatatataattattgaatagtataaaaattaaaaaatatattaatatgtgagaaataatttaaatttatattaattcaaGTTCGATAACAATAAATCAAGTCGAACTTACCAAAATAACCACATTTACAAAACCGAACATCCTGAAAATCGTTCTAATCAAACCAAACGATGGAACTTAAACTTCAATTGAGAtggattttatttggttggaAATATTTTGGCTCACCCTACCATAGATCACTGAATTTCCTAAAATTGACTTGTATATCGTTTATTCGCCGCACAAAACAGTAAGGCAGGTGCTCTTCACGAGAAAGCATTCCTCCAATGCtaacaattttcataaattgACTTTGTCTCTTCGAACGTACAAGGAGTAAAAGTCAGGCCTTTATGAGCAACTATTCCAATGCTGGGAAAAATTGGAATTGGATTCTGGATTTCTTTGTGCTGACTAAAGAGACCATGAGTCGAATCTAAAGCCAAAGCAAACTTTCATCCTTCAAAAACAACTTTTCAACATTGTTGGCATACAGTTTGGCATGGCTATGGCTCATGGCTATGGCTCTCTGCCTGGCGACCAATTAATGTGTTGTACTTGTACTGATATTATTGTTGCTATCTCCTCGTTCCGCTGCCCTGTAATTTTCCTTTGGGAAATTGGGATCATCTCCTTTGCAACAAGTCGATTCAGTTGACTCAATAAATGCCATCTGTAATCAGATTTCTCTTTGTAAAAGCGGAAACAAAGAGAGAGATTCTTTGAGAAAAGGCACCCAATTCTGGCTAGTTCTGAACCGTTCAACTACAAATTTGCACATAGTCTTTGGTTGAGTTCACACTTTGGCACACCTACTTTCTGGTGGCCCCCCACTGCCGTCAATGCATAATCACCATCGTCGTCCATTTCCTCCTCTTGTTCACCAAAAGAAAACTTAAGCTTTCTTTTTGAAATATCAAAGTTTATACCttttgtaaaagaaaattaaaggaCAGatgtggaaaaaaaaaaaggaagagctCTGGCTCTGTCACCGTGTCATGTGGTCTAAACTCTCAAAGACATTCGTTTCTTTCCTTCACagcttttctctctctctctctctctctctgtcctTCCAACTCTGATTCTCTTTAACCGAAAAACAGAACCCCAAGCTCTCACGATTTCTAACATCTTTCCTTTCGGACATAACCCAACCCTCtctccttctccttctccttctccCCGAATCTTTGTCTggaaatctttctttttccccaaacaaaaatatagaaaaaccCAACCAAAAAGAAGTTAAACCCAACGAataggaaaaagagaaagtaaaagaaaaagaaaaacttcaaGATCTCATTGAAAACCCATTTCAGAACTAATCGAAAAAATGCTAATTTGAAGCTTAAAAAGATGGCCTGTCCCAAAAACTCATTCTTGTACAACGGCAGCCACTGTGCCTGCCAAGTTGGCCACTTTCTCAACCTTTCAGCCAACAGCTGCACTCTCTATGGTGGCAGCTCAGTTATACAAACTGATTCCGGGATTGATTACTATGCGGTGTCGCTTCCTCAGACCATTTTCTCATTTGATTCAATCAAGAAGTTTACTCAGTCTCAAGCTGTGTTCCTGGAAGCTACTGTTGTAATGTTGCTGTCTTGGCTCGTGTTTTGCTTCTTCTTAAGGTTTACAAAGCTAGGTGATGGGAGAAATGTTTGGTTTAGGATCAGATGGTGGATTAGTCGCTTGGATGTTTGCTTTGCTACCAGGCATTGGCTGGTTAGTCCCTTTTTCACTTCTGAGTAAtggttctttttttctctttttgggtTTCTTTTTGATACATTCGAACACGAAAAAGGTACCTTGTCTTTCTAGGATTCGAACTTGAGATGTCTAAGCTGAAAGTTTCAGGTTCTAAATCAAGTCGCTAATGATAACTGAtaaggttttttcttttcttttctttttcaacgcTTGAAATTAATCTAGATATATCTTTCATgggtggttttttttttttttttaaagttaacaAGAATGTATAGGGTGATAGCACGGCTCAATTTAGTAAGTTGGTTGTGCTTTAGATTGTCTTGAAAATTTGGGGTGACCTAGGGATTGGTATCTGTTAGCAATTTAATAAGTCCTCGTTactgtgtttaaatgaaatgtatttaatttttgtatactTGGAACTGGGAGtattactttttaaaaacTGGTAACTTGGATATTACTTAGGACGGTTGAAACATAGCATTCTTGCGCTTGGCTAATGTGTATGATAGTATAGCAAGATGACTTTGACATTCTAATAACTAAGGAATGATTCTGATTTCTGAAATCACAATTGTCTTCATAAAAAGTTTGTTAACATGTTCTTTCATAAAGAATGAACTTTTCCATACTTTCTTGATGTATAAACATGAAGATgcgttaatttttataattctttATGTAGGATGATCAGAAGTTGGTTGTGAAACGGAAAACAGAACTTGGTGGAACTTTCTCCATTGCAAGCTGGATACTTTTCACTGGGTTGTTTGCTGCGTGAGTGAGGATAGCATCCTTTTCCAACTAGCATATGAATTACTTGATGCAAACATTTGATAATCAAATTCTTATGGATGTTTTTCTTGTGTCCTTTTGACATATGAATGCACATTGACTTATCACCGTCCCCCCTTCATGATTTTTCCTAGGTTGCTTTACCAAATCATAGAAAAGAGATCCATTGAAGTGCATAATGTGAAAGCGACAAATGCACCTGACCTAGCCTCCTTCAGGAATGACATGGAATTTAATATGACCACTATTTCTAGTATGAGCTGCTCAAACTTGCAACGCCCTACTACCTTACTTACTGGGAGTTCTGGCTTCATTGAAGGAAAAGTTTCCCctctttcaaattttctaaacTTTTCGTGTCACAACAGAAGCTTGGGGCCAACCATAACTCTCAAGTGCAGCAATTGCCGACTCACTCAAGATTTTATGTCCATTTCATGGCAGTTTGTTGATCTTCCAAACAGTCCTGCAAGTGCTGTTGGTTTTCAGTTCAATGTAACTGCAAAAGATCATTCTGGGAGAGGGCAtgtaagttatgttagtggaACATTGAAGAATGGAAGCAATTTTGATAATACACCAGTTACATTCAGAGGAGTGGACACAAACATAttgatattcaatttatttcctCGCGTATACCGCAGTGCAAATGATCTGAGGCTAATCCAGCCTCTGTTTCATGAATTTGTTCCGGGTTCAATTTTGAGTGAGACCTCTCAGCTCCAGGCATCACTTGAGAGTGCTAGTAATGGACAAATCAACACCACATTATATATCAACTATCTGTCTTCCTACATCATTGAGATTGAACGTCAAAATATTATCGGTGCTGGTGAGTGATTTGCTTTGCCTGTGTATCTCTGATTCAGTCTTTGGCATGTGTTATCATCTGCAACCTGATAACTTTATGCTCTTCCATCCATTATGATATCCCCTCGACATTTATGGCATTCGGCACTGTATCATTAATGGTAATCCTAGCAACATATTTATAAACTTTATATCATCTAGTTATTAAATATGTAATGACAGTTTGGATATCAATCAAGGTGTTCCATTCCTAAAGCTCCGGCTGAAGATACATGCCTTATTTGTAATCTTAACACCTTAACAAGTGGTTTCCTTTACAGCACGATAGATtccataataactaatttttCAACTGTCTCCAATATTGCCAGCTCTTTAGGCAGTTTATTGCATGTTGTTactgttgtttttttttctttttttattctatgaTTGTTTGGTTCTCCTTGTGTCAGCAATCTATTCTTTTGTAGATAGATTGTTGCAGTATCTCCTGGTAATTGGTTGTAGATAACATTGATTAACTGTCTGTTCTTGTGAACATATCTTACAAATATGTTTGTCATGCCACCCTATTCCTGGAGAATCTGTTTTATTCTGAAATAATTTCTGTCAAATTTAGCATGTATTAGGATCACACGGATTCCATCCAGATTGGTCTTCTTCAAGTAAATTGCAAATTTGTTTTGAAGTTTCATTGTTTATCAGCTTAATCATTGAAGATTGATATTTAACTCTCTATATTATGATATTCATGTTTCTCATTATATTTTCTGCTGCTTGACTTCTTGGCATCCAGTATGTTCATTTGTTGGAGAATTTTGGATGTCTCTTACTTTGTTAATTGATACTTCTATAGGCAGGAATGTAAAGACTTAAGCCAATCAACCCCTTGAAATAAGATGATTTGGAAATGTGTTTGACATTTGGGAGTGTTGTAGACTATTTTAAGGTGACAGTCTCAGATATCTTTAATCACTTTCTCAACTTGGCTTACTTGATGAACTCCGATTAGGAGAAGATTGTACTTTAATTGAATTGACTTCTAATTGTGGCTTTCATGTGCTTTGCATTTCCTTTTTGAATCCCTCTATATTCTAGTCAAGGATGGGGTTGCCTTGCCGTACCCTTTGATTTCTCAACAGTAAAGTAGTCTGTTACCAAGACGAGCTCAATCATTTGTATTGTTCTAGTTCTTTTAGTTCTTTTTGCATGGTGAATGTTGCTTCATCATAAAGTTTGTTCTGGAGATAGGAAATTGTAACTTCAGTAAAATTGTGCCATCAGTTAAAAAGCTGCAAGATCAAGTTATAAACAAAGTATATCTGTCTTGATAGCTTGACCAAGGTTTACGgaactttcatttttttgagGTTGAAACTTACTAGGTTAAACATGTGGCATTTCCTTACTCCTTGGAATCTTCCTCTGGCCTCTCATATCTTTATCCCATTCTAATTCTGAAAAGAATATCATGCTACTGCTgataatttttagaaaaacaGTGTATCGAATTCAAGTCCATGCTTATGGATTTCAGACATTTCTGTCAGCTGTAGTTAAGGAATGCAGGATAAGATACTTACCTCATTCTGAATGATGCAAAAGTTCCCTCACTTTTGGAGAATCCTTTGGTTTCTGGAAGCATAGACTTTAAGACTGATAAGGAGCTTGACAATTTTGTTCAATGGAAATATTGTTTTCTTGTTCCACTTTGCTGGAGGGACATACTTTATTACGAATTATCTTAATCAGGTGCATATTATAGATCTTATGCCTATGTTGTTTTCTACCTTTCAGGGCCCTGTTAAATGCTTAATGAAGCCAAATTCTgtgctctttctttttcccttcaaaattttcttccttgttttAGTTCTTTGATGAATATGATCAAAGAGATGGGGCAAGAAAATTTTGCATCTATTAAATTAGACTTCATCAGGTGCCAAAGCTAACAAAACCATTTCTTCGACATAGTTTGAAGGCATATGGTTCAAGTTTAGTTGCTGTTCTGTGTGTTGCATCACTCTGCTGGATTAATTGAAGTGTATCTCTACTCTGATATATTAATgcaatattctttttttcacttgcaGTGGGCTTCCTTGCAGATCTTGGTGGGCTATATTGCATTAGTATGGGGATATTTCTCTATCTCTTGGTGCAAGTAATTTTTCTCCCTCTTGAGTTTac from Theobroma cacao cultivar B97-61/B2 chromosome 5, Criollo_cocoa_genome_V2, whole genome shotgun sequence carries:
- the LOC18599437 gene encoding uncharacterized protein LOC18599437; this encodes MACPKNSFLYNGSHCACQVGHFLNLSANSCTLYGGSSVIQTDSGIDYYAVSLPQTIFSFDSIKKFTQSQAVFLEATVVMLLSWLVFCFFLRFTKLGDGRNVWFRIRWWISRLDVCFATRHWLDDQKLVVKRKTELGGTFSIASWILFTGLFAALLYQIIEKRSIEVHNVKATNAPDLASFRNDMEFNMTTISSMSCSNLQRPTTLLTGSSGFIEGKVSPLSNFLNFSCHNRSLGPTITLKCSNCRLTQDFMSISWQFVDLPNSPASAVGFQFNVTAKDHSGRGHVSYVSGTLKNGSNFDNTPVTFRGVDTNILIFNLFPRVYRSANDLRLIQPLFHEFVPGSILSETSQLQASLESASNGQINTTLYINYLSSYIIEIERQNIIGAVGFLADLGGLYCISMGIFLYLLVQCEYRIKKLRNEDSILRRIRNRRKAQERWDKVRKYVMYTWGCSALDNDNHSKEVSGCGSFIISSTHGNGSIREGGSSRKRRHLSNMDINFSKQASVPSEKNTNLEQLCSQEVISCKAGSMSSPEGRFYSRSEPPLKRDIPGSTKDQRRHFIGSNDAVAVPHQAVSLGDDVIPAPPPLEFKSGSQIELSDIEKNFQRLYDYNVMLREKFVATQSLLRALASKSSNIQEQKGKHDKLRLSN